GCCAGCCTGGCCGCCGAGCGGTTGTAAGCTCGATCAAAACGTTTCGGCTGCGAGTTCGCTGGCGTCGATCACCACGCCCTCGGCCGAGACGCGAACCACCATGACGCCGCCCGGTTCAATCGTTCGATCGATCGAGTGGGTCACCTTGCTGCCATCTTCGCCCGTGGTGAACGAGATCGAGCCGACCTGCACCGGCCCCATGCCCTCGTAGATCGTCACGAGGCGACCCGCCGCGATCGTTGATGCCATGCGACCAACGGTCTGGTCAGCCGGCACTTCAAGCGTCATCTCGGGCTCGAGCATGGACGCACCCGTCCCGTTGACCAGATCGAGCCTCACCGGGCCAACCGTGCGAGCCTGGAACTTGGGATAGATCACGACGGCCGCCAGCGCGAAGATTGCAAGCGCAACCAGCAGCGTGATGGCTTGACGCAGTCTACTGGGCCTGCCGGGCGCGGCGCCGCTCATCGGGGCCTGCTCACGTCGAGTTGACGCTTCTGCCGGGTGATCTCCCGCGACATCAACTGTCGCCACTCTTCGGAGGGCTCCATCATTTCGGAGCGTTGTAGCACCTCAAGGGTCGTGTCATCGGCGTAATGGATGCTCCGGCAGGCGAGCGCGAGCCCGCGAACCGCTCGGAGATCGGATGGGTCAATCTGCACTGCCTTCAGGTAAGCCGTGATCGCCTCGCGAGCGTGTCCCATCTCGTAGTACGCCACGCCCAGGTGGTAGCTGGGCCTCGAGTCGCTGGGCATGCGCTTCTGTGCCTCACGGAACATCGTGACCGCCGTCGGCAGGTTGTCATGCTCGAGGTGCAACACACCCAGATTCATGTGGGCGGTCGCAAAGCCAGGATCGAGTTGGATCGCCCGCTCGAGGAGCGCTTGGGCCTGGGCCACGCGCTTCTCTTCGGCCATCTCGTTGTTGTGATAGACCTCATACGCCTGGTTGACCAGACGAACCGCCTCCTGCTTCTGGGCGGTGTTGTCGGGCACGATCTGCCCCAGGTCTTCCTTGAACTGCTTTGTCTTGTCCGTCGCGCACCCGAAACCCAGGGCGAAACAGCAGACGATGGCAACGGCCAACGCACGGTTGGTCATGAGGCAAGCTCCGGCTTTACGAACGTGATGGACAGTTGCCACTGGGTACGCTGCGGCGCCAGGTCCATCCGGGTAATCTCGACACCCGGCACCATATCCTGAACCTGCGCCACCCACCCGATCAAGGCTTCGAGGTCTCGGCTCGTCACGCGATCATACTCGTAGATCTGTTCGATGATGTCGCCCTGATCATTCTGGCGCTGACGGGACAGCGGCGGCGCCGGAGTGAGGCCCACGGCCTGGGCGGCAGAGTTGGCCAGCGTCGTGAAGTTGGGTACCGAGTCAAACCTGCCCGCGCCGGCGGCCGCCGTGGCCTCCCGATGACGTTGCAGGCGTGCGGCTTGCATGCGAACACTCGTCGCCGTGCTGACTTCCTGCCGGCGCGTGTCCATCGCGCTCGAGAGCACCGATCGACCAAACATCAGATAGATCAGCCCGACCAGCACGACCAGAATGCCCAGGTACAGGAAGCCTCGGGGCTTGTTCCTCTGCTCGCGCGCAGCAGCCCGCGCCGCCAACTCGGAACGACTGACCGTCGTGCCTTCTCTTTCGAACTCACTCACGGCTGGCCTCCCTGTCGCTGCCAGGTGCCCGCCATCCGCACCGTGTACTTCGAGCCCTGGGCCGTTGCGTTGGCCTGCCAACGGATCGGTCCGCTGTTGAGCTCCAGGTCGCTGATCAATGCATTGATCTTGCCGACGATTGAGGCGTCTTCGGTCGAGAGTTGAACCGTGAAGCCCGCCGCAGCGCTGGCATCGATCCGCTGCAACTCCACGTCACTCCCGAGTTCACTCAACAGGAACGACAACGCCTCCAGTTCCCGCACGATGGGCCTGCCGGGGGGACGCGTGACCTCGCTGGCCTTCGTCGCCTGATCCACGACGCTTCTCAGCTTGAACAGGGGCACGATCGCACCCGTGATCTCGCCGGGAATGTTGAGTTCCTGCTCCACCTGTTCGATGTCGGCCATGTACGCCTGGCGCACGCGATCGGCATCGTCGCGAACCGCCGGAGCCTGGCTTTGCCATCGGAATCCAACCGCCGCCAGCGCCAGCCCACAGCAGGCCAAGGCCAGTCCGGCAAACTGGAAGACCCGCCGGGTTGAGCGGCCGGGCCGCAGCGCAAGCGAGGACAGTGCGTGCCCCGGGGCAACTTCAACGTCGCTTCGATCACCACTCGCTCGCAGCAACTCGAGCACCGGGTCCTCGTGGACGTCGATATCCAGAACCGCATCGGGCCACGTGTCCGCCAGAGCGGACGCGACCCCCGGGGCCGACAGGGCCTCCCGGTCGCCCGTTGCCTTCTCGCCCGCCAGTTCACAGGAAGAAAGCAGGATGCGACCGGGCGCCACGCCCACCTGCGTGCTCCACGCCACCCAGTCGTTGACAAGGCGCGCGACGTCGTGACGCGTGACGACTGGGCCGTCATCGTGCAGCCCGAGCCGAAGTGAACCCGCCGCAAGCACGGCGCCATCTCGACACCAGGCCCAGAGCAATCTCCCCGAAGGCGCTACCAGCACACCCCCGCTCACCGTCGGGCTCTCGGCGACGACCCTCGAAGAATCGACAGCGGTCGCCGCGCCGGGCGACGCCATCCAGCCGAGGACGTGCCAGAGGCTCGTCACCCCCGAAAACCCGACGCCCTGACGATCGAGTTCGTCGATGAACAAACGCACGATCGAATCGGGCGCGACCACGACGCCGACACGCACGCCCTCG
This genomic stretch from Phycisphaerales bacterium harbors:
- a CDS encoding tetratricopeptide repeat protein — encoded protein: MTNRALAVAIVCCFALGFGCATDKTKQFKEDLGQIVPDNTAQKQEAVRLVNQAYEVYHNNEMAEEKRVAQAQALLERAIQLDPGFATAHMNLGVLHLEHDNLPTAVTMFREAQKRMPSDSRPSYHLGVAYYEMGHAREAITAYLKAVQIDPSDLRAVRGLALACRSIHYADDTTLEVLQRSEMMEPSEEWRQLMSREITRQKRQLDVSRPR